A genome region from Populus alba chromosome 3, ASM523922v2, whole genome shotgun sequence includes the following:
- the LOC118030996 gene encoding DEAD-box ATP-dependent RNA helicase 20 isoform X1, protein MSRYDSRSGDPTSYRDRRSGSGFGGASSYGGGSTRSSSERREHGRGDSPAKSDLDGLTPFEKNFHVESPSVAAMSEREVEEYRQRREITVEGRDVPKPVKSFHDVGFPDYVLQEISKAGFTEPTPIQAQGWPMALKGRDLIGIAETGSGKTLAYLLPAIIHVNAQPFLAPGDGPIVLVLAPTRELAVQIQQEAAKFGASSRIKNTCIYGGVPKGPQVRDLQKGVEIVIATPGRLIDMMESHHTNLRRVTYLVLDEADRMLDMGFEPQIRKIVSQIRPDRQTLYWSATWPKEVEQLARQSLYNPYKVIIGSPDLKANHAIRQHVDIVSENQKYNKLVKLLEDIMDGSRILIFMDTKKGCDQITRQLRMDGWPALSIHGDKSQAERDWVLSEFKAGKSPIMTATDVAARGLDVKDVKYVINYDFPGSLEDYVHRIGRTGRAGAKGTAYTFFTAGNARFAKELVTILEEAGQKVSPELTAMARGAPPPLSGHGGFRDRGRGYSGGRSWN, encoded by the exons ATGAGCCGATACGACAGCCGTTCCGGCGACCCAACTTCTTACCGTGACCGGAGAAG TGGTTCAGGTTTCGGCGGCGCTTCCAGTTATGGTGGTGGCTCCACTCGGTCATCATCCGAGAGGAGGGAGCATGGTCGTGGTGACTCGCCTGCGAAATCGGATTTAGATGGGCTGACTCCATTTGAGAAGAATTTCCATGTGGAATCCCCATCAGTGGCAGCAATGTCAGAAAGGGAGGTGGAGGAGTATAGGCAACGCAGGGAGATTACTGTAGAGGGCCGTGATGTTCCCAAGCCTGTTAAGAGTTTTCATGATGTCGGCTTTCCAG ATTATGTTCTGCAAGAAATTTCAAAAGCTGGGTTTACTGAACCTACACCTATTCAAGCTCAAGGATGGCCAATGGCTTTGAAGGGCCGTGATCTCATTGGTATTGCTGAAACAGGATCTGGGAAGACACTTGCTTACCTATTGCCTGCAATTATCCATGTTAATGCCCAACCATTTTTAG CTCCTGGAGATGGACCTATCGTATTAGTTTTAGCTCCAACACGTGAACTTGCTGTTCAGATACAACAAGAAGCAGCTAAATTTGGTGCATCATCAAGGATTAAAAATACATGCATATATGGTGGGGTTCCAAAGGGACCTCAAGTGCGTGACCTCCAGAAAG GTGTTGAAATTGTCATTGCTACACCGGGAAGGTTGATTGATATGATGGAGTCACATCATACAAATTTGCGAAGGGTTACTTATCTGGTTCTGGATGAAGCAGATCGGATGTTAGACATGGGGTTTGAGCCTCAGATACGAAAAATTGTTTCTCAG ATTCGACCAGATCGTCAAACTTTGTACTGGAGTGCAACTTGGCCTAAAGAGGTTGAACAACTGGCACGGCAGTCTCTTTACAATCCATACAAA GTGATAATAGGATCTCCAGATTTAAAAGCTAATCATGCAATACGTCAACATGTGGACATTGTTTCGGAGAATCAGAAATATAACAA ATTGGTGAAGTTGCTGGAAGATATCATGGATGGTAGTCGTATTCTGATTTTTATGGATACCAAGAAAGGTTGTGACCAGATCACTCGACAACTTCGCATGGATGGTTGGCCTGCTCTCTCAATTCATGGAGATAAAAGTCAAGCAGAAAGAGACTGGGTCCTGTCTGAGTTCAAAGCTGGCAAGAGTCCTATAATGACTGCAACAGATGTAGCTGCTCGTGGATTAG ATGTGAAGGATGTTAAATATGTGATCAATTATGACTTCCCTGGGTCTCTAGAGGATTATGTTCACCGCATTGGCCGGACAGGAAGGGCAGGAGCAAAAGGAACAGCTTACACTTTCTTCACAGCTGGGAATGCCAGATTTGCTAAAGAACTTGTCACCATACTCGAGGAAGCTGGACAGAAGGTCAGTCCAGAATTGACAGCAATGGCTCGTGGTGCACCGCCTCCACTATCTG GCCATGGGGGTTTCCGAGATCGTGGGAGGGGTTATAGTGGTGGCCGATCTTGGAACTAA
- the LOC118030996 gene encoding DEAD-box ATP-dependent RNA helicase 20 isoform X2 yields MSEREVEEYRQRREITVEGRDVPKPVKSFHDVGFPDYVLQEISKAGFTEPTPIQAQGWPMALKGRDLIGIAETGSGKTLAYLLPAIIHVNAQPFLAPGDGPIVLVLAPTRELAVQIQQEAAKFGASSRIKNTCIYGGVPKGPQVRDLQKGVEIVIATPGRLIDMMESHHTNLRRVTYLVLDEADRMLDMGFEPQIRKIVSQIRPDRQTLYWSATWPKEVEQLARQSLYNPYKVIIGSPDLKANHAIRQHVDIVSENQKYNKLVKLLEDIMDGSRILIFMDTKKGCDQITRQLRMDGWPALSIHGDKSQAERDWVLSEFKAGKSPIMTATDVAARGLDVKDVKYVINYDFPGSLEDYVHRIGRTGRAGAKGTAYTFFTAGNARFAKELVTILEEAGQKVSPELTAMARGAPPPLSGHGGFRDRGRGYSGGRSWN; encoded by the exons ATGTCAGAAAGGGAGGTGGAGGAGTATAGGCAACGCAGGGAGATTACTGTAGAGGGCCGTGATGTTCCCAAGCCTGTTAAGAGTTTTCATGATGTCGGCTTTCCAG ATTATGTTCTGCAAGAAATTTCAAAAGCTGGGTTTACTGAACCTACACCTATTCAAGCTCAAGGATGGCCAATGGCTTTGAAGGGCCGTGATCTCATTGGTATTGCTGAAACAGGATCTGGGAAGACACTTGCTTACCTATTGCCTGCAATTATCCATGTTAATGCCCAACCATTTTTAG CTCCTGGAGATGGACCTATCGTATTAGTTTTAGCTCCAACACGTGAACTTGCTGTTCAGATACAACAAGAAGCAGCTAAATTTGGTGCATCATCAAGGATTAAAAATACATGCATATATGGTGGGGTTCCAAAGGGACCTCAAGTGCGTGACCTCCAGAAAG GTGTTGAAATTGTCATTGCTACACCGGGAAGGTTGATTGATATGATGGAGTCACATCATACAAATTTGCGAAGGGTTACTTATCTGGTTCTGGATGAAGCAGATCGGATGTTAGACATGGGGTTTGAGCCTCAGATACGAAAAATTGTTTCTCAG ATTCGACCAGATCGTCAAACTTTGTACTGGAGTGCAACTTGGCCTAAAGAGGTTGAACAACTGGCACGGCAGTCTCTTTACAATCCATACAAA GTGATAATAGGATCTCCAGATTTAAAAGCTAATCATGCAATACGTCAACATGTGGACATTGTTTCGGAGAATCAGAAATATAACAA ATTGGTGAAGTTGCTGGAAGATATCATGGATGGTAGTCGTATTCTGATTTTTATGGATACCAAGAAAGGTTGTGACCAGATCACTCGACAACTTCGCATGGATGGTTGGCCTGCTCTCTCAATTCATGGAGATAAAAGTCAAGCAGAAAGAGACTGGGTCCTGTCTGAGTTCAAAGCTGGCAAGAGTCCTATAATGACTGCAACAGATGTAGCTGCTCGTGGATTAG ATGTGAAGGATGTTAAATATGTGATCAATTATGACTTCCCTGGGTCTCTAGAGGATTATGTTCACCGCATTGGCCGGACAGGAAGGGCAGGAGCAAAAGGAACAGCTTACACTTTCTTCACAGCTGGGAATGCCAGATTTGCTAAAGAACTTGTCACCATACTCGAGGAAGCTGGACAGAAGGTCAGTCCAGAATTGACAGCAATGGCTCGTGGTGCACCGCCTCCACTATCTG GCCATGGGGGTTTCCGAGATCGTGGGAGGGGTTATAGTGGTGGCCGATCTTGGAACTAA